The Saccharomycodes ludwigii strain NBRC 1722 chromosome II, whole genome shotgun sequence genome window below encodes:
- the DNF1 gene encoding aminophospholipid-translocating P4-type ATPase DNF1 (similar to Saccharomyces cerevisiae YER166W | DNF1 | Drs2 Neo1 Family (paralog of YDR093W | DNF2)), protein MSTGNYNNDDWQPPNDKKGQSTTHDPLNDDPALSNISLTTENDGNMSRLQQHPIPPYTGDTTVVSNNPFDDKLPDPIDNNKNKKSDNGAEVTAETLSDDEDTYTSTHKTPVLSQHARFPDATNSHGNDSVQDDTGMRRLRWGTQRFGNGKPKVGRAKTLKWAKQNFQKNIANPFVEEFLGHDDSDLTGESKNRSNETRNIYYNMELPPEMLNDEGKPKIDYPRNKIRTTKYTPITFIPKNLSFQFKNIANVYFLVMNILGAFPIFGVTNPGLASVPLIVIVCITAIKDAIEDSRRTILDLEVNNTPTHILNGIENYNVSEDNVSLWRKFKKANSRLLFSAFRYCKSHLSKSGRAKLLRERHKQELHALNDNFNIPRNSFDSMASFRDSAQYDEDDDQYQQNYAQRDQNIIDPHMPMRTDCKFAKNYWKNVKVGDIIRIHMNDEIPADIVLLSTSDPDGGCYVETKNLDGETNLKIRQALKCSSRIRNSRDITRTSFWIESEGPHPNLYSYQGNLKWMERDQYGAADPLTKNEPISINNTLLRGCTLRNTKWAMGIVIFTGDDTKIMLNAGATPTKKSRISRELNWSVILNFFLLFILCFVSGIVNGVYYRRKNDSRTYFEFGTVVKTPAANGVVSFFVAVILYQSLVPISLYISVEIIKTAQAAFIYGDVLMYNEKLDYPCTPKSWNISDDVGQVEYIFSDKTGTLTQNVMEFKKCTINGVSYGRAYTEALAGLRKRQGIDVEREGMVERKAIAEDKQSMLETLETKLGKNSQFFAEDVTLISKKFVEDLLGASGDYQKNCNEHFMLTLALCHTVLTEPSKENPAKLELKAQSPDEAALVGTARDMGFSFLNRTKHGVIVEVLGVQKEFEILNVLEFNSTRKRMSCIVKLPPRELGGDPRALLICKGADSVIYSRLSKTANDETLLEKTALHLEQFATEGLRTLCLAQRELPWNQYLEWNKKHDLAAASLKNREEEMEKVADEVEQDLILLGGTAIEDRLQDGVPESIALLSEAGVKLWVLTGDKVETAINIGFSCNLLGNNMELLVVKCSGDDVDETQNPSVLVNDLIEKYLSEKFGMRGSEEELERAKKEHSVPTGEFGVIIDGQALKLALIGPDISRKFLLLCKNCKAVLCCRVSPAQKAAVVKLVKNSLDVMTLAIGDGSNDVAMIQSADVGVGIAGEEGRQAVMSSDYAIGQFRYLTRLVLVHGRWSYKRLSEMIPCFFYKNVIFTLALFWYGIYDNFDGSYLFEYTYLTFYNLAFTSLPIIFLGILDQDVSDVVSVLVPQLFRCGILRSEWTISKFWGYMLDGVYQSIICFFFPYLLYYRTGFVSGNGLDLQQRYWVGIAVTAISVISCNSYIFLHQYRWDWFTFFWVCISILFFIGWTGIWTSFVKSGEFYKSGKHFFGSPVFWAVLFVGVLFCLLPRMTYDVFQKMFWPKDIDIIRECWKRGEFDQYPVGYDPTDPNRHHISSYSMKQIADIESEHGNFDHDFSEHIDATSISNIANPFEPAIPEDGKERKHTMSAAGDEVEEIPLDFVGNYHNGNESNDKQYTTMTRDYHNPRKSLGNANRTSLDITRENMMRNNELDQRMSIERARTSLELPGITRADDLLSKK, encoded by the coding sequence atgtCCACTGGTAATTACAACAACGACGATTGGCAACCCCCAAACGATAAAAAGGGCCAAAGTACAACTCATGATCCGCTCAATGACGATCCAGCATTGTCTAATATCTCTTTAACAACGGAAAATGATGGTAATATGTCACGTCTACAACAACATCCAATACCCCCTTATACTGGGGATACAACTGTAGTTTCCAATAACCCCTTTGACGATAAACTTCCCGATCCAATtgacaacaacaagaacaaaaaaagtgatAATGGAGCAGAGGTAACTGCAGAAACATTATCAGATGATGAAGACACCTATACTTCGACACACAAAACACCTGTCTTATCTCAGCATGCTAGGTTTCCAGATGCCACAAATAGTCATGGGAATGATAGTGTCCAAGATGACACAGGCATGAGAAGGCTTCGTTGGGGTACTCAAAGGTTTGGAAATGGTAAACCCAAAGTTGGTAGAGCCAAAACTTTAAAGTGGGCCAAACAGAATTTTCAGAAAAACATAGCAAATCCATTTGTTGAAGAGTTTTTGGGCCACGACGATTCAGATCTAACTGGCGAGAGCAAAAATAGAAGCAATGAAACCAGAAACATTTATTACAATATGGAATTACCTCCAGAAATGCTAAATGATGAGGGGAAACCCAAAATTGATTATCCTCGAAATAAAATCAGAACCACCAAATACACTCCTATCACATTTATTCCCAAGAACCTATCGtttcaatttaaaaacattgcAAACgtttattttcttgttaTGAATATCTTGGGTGCATTTCCCATTTTTGGTGTCACTAATCCGGGTTTAGCTTCTGTTCCtcttattgttattgtttgtaTCACTGCTATTAAGGATGCCATAGAAGATTCTAGACGGACAATTTTGGATTTAGAGGTTAATAACACACCAACCCATATTTTAAATGGTATTGAGAACTATAATGTTAGTGAAGATAATGTTTCGCTTTGGagaaaattcaaaaaagcTAATTctagattattatttagtGCTTTTAGATATTGCAAATCACATTTGAGCAAAAGCGGCAGGGCTAAATTGTTGAGAGAGCGCCATAAACAAGAGTTACATGCTTTGAATGACAATTTTAACATTCCTCGTAATTCCTTTGACTCCATGGCCAGTTTTAGGGATTCTGCACAATATGATGAAGACGATGACCAATACCAACAAAACTATGCTCAGCGTGATCAAAACATTATAGATCCGCATATGCCAATGCGAACGGATTGTAAATTTGCTAAAAATTACTGGAAAAACGTCAAAGTGGGCGACATTATTCGTATTCACATGAATGACGAAATTCCTGCGGAcattgtattattatccaCTTCTGATCCAGATGGAGGCTGTTATGTTGAAACCAAAAATTTGGATGGTGAgacaaatttgaaaatcCGTCAAGCTTTGAAATGTTCTTCACGGATTAGGAATTCAAGGGATATCACTAGGACATCTTTTTGGATTGAAAGCGAAGGCCCACATCCAAACTTGTATTCTTACCAGGGAAACTTGAAATGGATGGAAAGAGACCAATACGGTGCAGCTGACCCCCTTACCAAAAACGAACCTATTTCCATTAATAACACTTTATTGCGTGGATGCACTTTAAGAAACACCAAGTGGGCCATGGGTATTGTCATCTTTACTGGTGACGATACTAAGATTATGTTAAACGCAGGTGCTAcaccaacaaaaaaatcGCGTATCTCTCGTGAATTGAACTGGAGTGttattttaaacttttttttattgtttatcTTGTGTTTTGTCAGTGGTATTGTTAATGGTGTGTATTACAGACGCAAGAATGATTCTAGAACCTACTTTGAATTTGGTACTGTTGTTAAGACACCGGCTGCAAACGGTGTTGTCAGTTTCTTTGTTGCGGTGATTTTGTATCAGTCATTAGTTCCTATTTCGTTGTATATTTCCGTGGAAATTATTAAGACAGCTCAAGCGGCGTTCATTTACGGCGATGTTTTGATGTATAACGAGAAGTTGGATTATCCATGCACTCCTAAGTCTTGGAATATTAGTGATGATGTTGGTCAGGTAGAATACATTTTCAGTGACAAGACAGGTACTCTAACCCAAAACGTTATGGAATTTAAGAAATGTACGATTAACGGTGTTAGTTATGGCCGAGCCTACACGGAGGCCTTGGCGGGTTTGCGTAAACGACAAGGTATTGATGTCGAAAGGGAAGGCATGGTTGAACGTAAGGCCATTGCTGAGGATAAGCAATCTATGTTGGAAACTTTAGAAACTAAGCTAGGTAAAAACTCTCAGTTTTTTGCAGAGGATGTTACATTGATATCTAAGAAATTTGTGGAAGATTTGCTAGGGGCATCTGGCGactaccaaaaaaattgtaatgAACACTTTATGTTGACTCTGGCTCTATGTCATACTGTGTTAACTGAGCCATCTAAGGAAAATCCGGCTAAATTAGAATTGAAGGCGCAAAGTCCAGATGAGGCTGCTTTAGTTGGTACTGCAAGGGATATGGGGTTCAGCTTTTTGAACAGAACCAAACACGGTGTTATTGTTGAAGTTCTAGGTGTTCAAAAAGAGTTTGAAATCTTGAATGTTTTAGAATTTAACTCTACAAGGAAAAGAATGAGTTGCATTGTTAAATTGCCTCCGAGAGAGTTGGGTGGTGATCCACGAGCTCTATTAATCTGCAAAGGTGCTGATTCCGTCATTTATTCCAGGCTAAGCAAAACTGCCAATGACGAAACCTTGTTAGAAAAGACTGCCTTGCATTTGGAACAGTTTGCCACTGAAGGGTTAAGAACGTTGTGTTTGGCACAGCGTGAACTTCCATGGAACCAGTATTTGGAATGGAACAAGAAACATGATTTGGCAGCTGCTAGTTTGAAGAATAGGGAAGAGGAGATGGAAAAAGTTGCAGATGAAGTTGAACAGGATCTAATTTTATTGGGTGGTACTGCCATCGAGGATCGTTTGCAAGATGGTGTTCCTGAATCTATTGCGTTGTTAAGTGAAGCCGGTGTTAAGCTATGGGTTTTGACTGGTGATAAAGTGGAAACTGCGATTAATATTGGGTTTTCATGTAATTTATTGGGTAATAACATGGAACTATTGGTAGTTAAATGTAGTGGTGATGATGTTGACGAGACACAAAATCCATCGGTTTTAGTTAATGATTTAATTGAGAAATATTTAAGTGAAAAATTTGGTATGCGTGGGAGTGAGGAAGAATTAGAAAGAGCTAAGAAGGAACATAGTGTTCCTACTGGTGAAtttggtgttattattgatggACAAGCTTTAAAACTGGCATTAATTGGACCTGATATTAGcagaaaatttttgttgttgtgtaAGAATTGTAAGGCTGTTTTGTGTTGTAGAGTTTCGCCTGCTCAAAAGGCTGCTGTTGTTAAGCTagttaaaaatagtttAGATGTTATGACGTTAGCTATTGGCGATGGTTCCAACGATGTTGCTATGATCCAATCTGCCGACGTTGGCGTTGGTATTGCTGGGGAAGAAGGTAGACAGGCTGTAATGAGCAGTGACTATGCGATTGGTCAATTTAGATATTTAACCAGATTAGTGTTAGTTCATGGCAGGTGGTCCTATAAGAGATTGTCTGAAATGATTCCTTGTTTTTTCTacaaaaatgttattttcaCCTTAGCATTATTTTGGTATGGTATTTATGATAATTTTGATGGTTCGTATTTGTTTGAATACACATATTTGACGTTTTACAATTTGGCATTTACATCCTTGCCCATTATCTTTCTAGGTATCTTGGACCAAGATGTTTCTGATGTAGTTTCTGTTTTGGTTCCCCAGTTGTTTAGATGTGGTATATTAAGAAGTGAATGGACAATTTCGAAATTTTGGGGCTACATGTTGGATGGGGTGTATCAGagtattatttgtttttttttcccataCCTTTTGTATTATAGAACCGGGTTTGTTAGTGGCAATGGGTTGGATTTGCAGCAACGTTATTGGGTTGGTATTGCGGTTACTGCGATTTCAGTTATTAGCTGTAATtcgtatatttttttacatcAATATAGATGGGATTGGTTTACCTTTTTCTGGGTTTGCATTtccattttgttttttattggttGGACTGGTATTTGGACCTCTTTTGTTAAAAGTGGTGAGTTTTACAAGAGTggtaaacatttttttggatCACCTGTTTTTTGGGCTGTTTTATTTGTCGGGGTCTTATTCTGTTTATTACCAAGAATGACTTATGATGTTTTCCAAAAGATGTTTTGGCCCAAGGacattgatattattagagAATGCTGGAAAAGGGGGGAATTTGATCAATACCCTGTTGGATATGATCCAACTGATCCTAACAGGCATCATATTTCTAGTTATTCCATGAAGCAAATTGCTGACATTGAATCTGAACATGGCAATTTTGATCATGATTTCAGTGAGCATATTGATGCAACAAGTATTAGTAATATAGCCAATCCATTTGAACCTGCAATTCCCGAAGATGgtaaagaaagaaagcaTACTATGAGTGCTGCGGGTGATGAGGTTGAGGAAATCCCACTAGATTTTGTTGGTAATTATCATAATGGGAATGAAAGCAACGATAAACAATATACTACTATGACGCGTGACTATCATAATCCGAGAAAGAGCTTAGGCAACGCGAATCGGACTTCCTTAGATATTACAAGGGAAAACATGATGAGGAATAATGAATTAGATCAAAGAATGTCCATTGAAAGGGCTAGAACTTCTTTAGAGTTGCCAGGTATAACAAGGGctgatgatttattaagcaaaaaatga